One Vespa crabro chromosome 1, iyVesCrab1.2, whole genome shotgun sequence genomic region harbors:
- the LOC124427255 gene encoding bifunctional coenzyme A synthase — translation MLSTGLLILTNPSRITTLLPVINKHVLKTLYIQYLPEKNLITPGNHSIKLPKLPCYAQIVANIYKVASNNCSRLDIRILLTHIKNPGFTIINTKNPVEIIIFDQIYNTKVVDTFIQDCLANISEGCSYITLDNEQNDKKCNDTDECSTKDLQTYKSVVLGGTFDRLHNGHKIILSEAVLYSREKLTVGVTNTNMLTGKLLWELIEPCSKRITDVKDFLEDVDSSLTYDIVPINDMYGPTKDDPTFEMIVVSEETRRGGDKVNSLRLQKNLNELVIHEVKLLADENHRAYEENKISSSNQRIRLLGKRLGKSINKDKPLKPYIIGLIGGIASGKSSVIEKVQKFGAGFVNCDKIAHDLYLPGKRCFQTIVTHFGTGILNADGFINRKALSNIVFNDKEQLNKLNSLMWPLILEEAKRKINELYIGGYNVIFMEAAVLIQANWQNECHEIWACIIPPEEAIKRIMKRNILSEDEAKQRIEMQPSNLDQIKEANVVICTLWDHDFTEKQVQNAWEELKTYLSQHSAD, via the exons ATGTTAAGTACTGGTTTGTTAATTTTGACAAATCCTAGTAGGATTACGACGTTATTACCAGTTATCAATAAACATgttttaaaaacattatatattcaGTATTTGccagaaaaaaatttaattacaccAGGAAATCATTCCATTAAATTACCGAAATTACCTTGTTATGCCCAAATCGTTgctaatatttataaagtagCTTCCAATAATTGTTCTAGACTAGatatacgaattttattaACACATATAAAAAATCCTGGTTTTACCATTATAAATACTAAAAATCCggtggaaataataatttttgatcaaatttataatacaaaagtAGTTGATACTTTTATACAAGATTGCCTTGCCAATATATCAGAAGGATGCAGTTACATTACACTTGATAATGaacaaaatgataagaaatgtAACGATACCGATGAATGTAGTACAAAAGATTTACAAACATACAAAAGTGTTGTTTTGGGTGGCACATTTGATCGTTTACACAATggacataaaattattttaagcgaAGCTGTTTTGTATTCTAGAGAAAAACTTACAGTTGGTGTGACAAATACAAACATGTTAACTg gaAAATTGCTATGGGAATTAATAGAACCATGCTCTAAAAGAATAACAGATGTTAAAGATTTTTTAGAAGATGTGGATTCATCATTAACATATGATATTGTTCCTATTAATGATATGTATGGTCCTACTAAAGATGATCCTACATTTGAAATGATAGTAGTCAGTGAAGAAACGAGACGAGGCGGTGATAAAGTCAATTCTTTGcgattacaaaaaaatttgaatgaaTTGGTTATTCATGAAGTAAAATTATTAGCTGATGAAAATCACAGAGcatatgaagaaaataaaattagttcTAGTAATCAAAGAATACGATTACTTGGCAAAAGATTAGGGAAAtct ATAAACAAAGATAAACCACTTAAACCTTATATTATTGGGTTAATTGGTGGTATAGCAAGTGGTAAATCATCAGTGATCGAGAAAGTACAAAAATTTGGCGCTGGATTTGTGAATTGTGATAAAATTGCACATGATTTATATCTTCCTGGAAAACGATGTTTTCAAACTATAGTTACACATTTTGGTACAGGCATACTTAATGCAGATGGTTTTATCAATAGAAAAGCTCTTagtaatattgtatttaatgataag gaacaattaaataaattaaatagttTAATGTGGCCTTTAATTCTTGAAGAGGctaaaaggaagataaatgaattatatataggaggatataatgttatttttatggagGCAGCAGTCTTGATACAAGCTAATTGGCAGAATGAATGTCATGAAATATGGGCTTGCATAATTCCACCAGAAGAG GCTATTAAAAGAatcatgaaaagaaatattttatcagaGGATGAAGCAAAACAAAGAATAGAAATGCAACCAAGTAACTTAGATCAAATTAAAGAAGCTAATGTTGTCATATGCACATTGTGGGATCATGATTTCACAGAAAAGCAAGTACAAAATGCATGGGAGGAATTAAAGACTTATTTATCACAACATTCAGCtgattaa
- the LOC124423269 gene encoding uncharacterized protein LOC124423269, whose translation MHKKTIKRNVFSSTTQKIKAPQHLLRLRDDEAYEHELCGVPLPDIQRKEFSKRITSPTSWDRTSISTSLSWPEEMENVATEKLLQQWDAIDKVLYNETNNLSNNEILEECTQWKMQIPHLRVIGKGLFDKSICKSTDYNVDKREVQKPSDHCDSSKLSIEHYQVTKDINESSNNSKNKRLKEDVFNIILEYINAQLFPTKNDDTDTIDSTLDKVLKITPAPMCRNRTFTKSSKSTRSGDQILYHDHFEDDSLDLSNIKQHEENISDKSKLETIKRNKHSSERRKEHSISASKVKGLKKMGNDVNAEKERLYTPQQSRNKLGTVFNEKIVVSPVPFAVSTRESFSTLKTVPIRFMGQALEISSSQGSARNSFSNIKPLWKSNSIRMPDTHSAWQAPVSPAVWPKNLRLAPIDTSRLPSSKNRSSSLVASPAVLQRSIKPLSPISRSIMPSTAKIIRDKNNDVLEIQGKHITTGQVPKSALFTSNWDYSPRNTVSRKKKVTVKNEK comes from the exons ATGCATAAGAAGACAATTAAACGGAATGT atttagtTCAACCACACAAAAGATAAAAGCACCTCAACATCTATTAAGACTACGAGACGATGAAGCTTATGAACATGAGCTGTGTGGAGTTCCATTACCAGatatacaaagaaaagagTTTTCTAAAAGAATTACTAGTCCAACAAGCTGGGATCGAACTAGTATCTCAACGTCTCTGTCATGGCCTGAGGAAATGGAAAATGTTGCAACTGAGAAATTACTTCAACAATGGGACGCAATTGACAAAGTTCTTTATAATGAAACTAATAACTTGtccaataatgaaattttggaAGAATGTACGCAATGGAAAATGCAAATACCACATTTGAGAGTTATTGGAAAAGGATTGTTCGATAAAAGTATCTGTAAATCCACAGATTATAATgtagataaaagagaagtaCAAAAACCGTCTGATCATTGTGATAGTTCAAAACTATCTATTGAACATTATCAAGTAACAAag gatATCAATGAATCTTCAAAcaattcaaaaaataaaagattaaaagaagatgtttttaatattatcttggAATACATAAATGCTCAATTATTTCCAACTAAAAATGATGATACAGACACAATAGATAGTACATTagataaagtattaaaaattactcCTGCACCTATGTGTAGGAATAGAACATTTACAAAAAGTTCTAAATCTACTAGATCAGGTgatcaaattttatatcatgatCATTTTGAGGATGATTCTTTAGATCTCAGTAATATAAAACAACATGAGGAAAATATTTCTGACAAATCAAAGCTTGAaactattaaaagaaataaacattcCTCCGAAAg GAGAAAAGAGCATTCCATTTCTGCGAGTAAAGTAAaaggtttaaaaaaaatgggaaatgATGTAAATgctgaaaaagagagactgTATACTCCACAACAAAGCAGAAATAAACTTGGTActgtttttaatgaaaaaattgtagTTAGTCCTGTGCCTTTTGCTGTATCTACCAGAGAAAGTTTTTCAACTTTAAAAACTGTACCTATTAGATTCATGGGACAAGCTTTAGAAATTTCATCTTCTCAAg GATCTGctagaaattctttttctaacatTAAGCCATTGTGGAAATCAAATAGTATTAGAATGCCAGATACTCATTCTGCTTGGCAAGCACCTGTATCTCCAGCTGTGTGGCCAAAAAATCTTAGACTTGCTCCTATAGATACTTCAAGGCTCCCCAGCAGTAAAAACAG GTCATCGTCGTTGGTTGCGTCACCAGCTGTATTACAGCGCAGTATAAAACCTTTAAGTCCTATTTCACGTTCAATAATGCCCTCTACTGCAAAAATTATAcgcgataagaataatgatgtTCTAGAAATTCAAGGTAAGCATATTACTACAGGACAAGTTCCAAAATCAGCTTTGTTCACAAGTAATTGGGATTATAGTCCTAGAAATACtgtaagtagaaaaaaaaaagttacagtcaaaaatgaaaaataa
- the LOC124427259 gene encoding uncharacterized protein LOC124427259, producing MAKSIVTPFEKSKQKYFSNQCTSTQTIVDTINHREILLKLYEAADKCYIKVYALRCIRLINYCPHLINIPHGPDGYTPFHKVCFHGNTCLIEYMLAKGANPFLRTYSGENAICMALYFFLNHPNNNDFTCLDILCETGCHLDMPNKHYDIVMKSALNNHNKLLAEWLLLHNKITRLSRSYSEP from the exons atggcAAAATCTATTGTTACACCTTTTGAAAAATCTAAACAGAAATATTTCTCTAATCAGTGTACATCAACACAAACTATTGTTGATACTATAAATCATAgagaaatattgttaaaattatatgaagCAGCTGAT aaatgttatataaaagtGTATGCACTTAGATgcattcgtttaattaattattgtccccatttaattaatattccacATGGACCCGATGGTTATACACCATTTCACAAAGTCTGCTTTCATGGTAATACATGTTTGATCGAATATATGCTTGCAAAAG gtGCTAATCCTTTTCTTAGAACTTATAGTGGTGAAAATGCAATTTGTAtggcattatatttttttcttaaccatcctaacaataatgattttaCTTGCTTAGATATTCTTTGCGAAACAG GTTGTCATTTAGATATGCCAAATAAACACTATGATATCGTTATGAAATCAGctttaaataatcataataagctTTTAGCAGAATGGTTATTAttgcataataaaattacgagACTTTCGAGAAGTTATTCAGAACCATGA